The proteins below are encoded in one region of Pacificitalea manganoxidans:
- a CDS encoding antitoxin of toxin-antitoxin stability system gives MSEVIEITVYRLDELSDAARDKARVWYREGGFDDDWYDAVYEDFQRVAEILGLNLKTRTVRLTGGGTRQDPCIWFRGFWSQGEGACFETFYAYRKGAPRLIREYAPEDIELHCIADALQAIQRRNFYQLRAEATHRGHYYHEYCMAISVERDSPSWQDSTADAEEVVIEALRDLARWLYRQLEREYDYLSSDEVVDEAIIANGYTFTEAGQPLGEEARPQNSSRNSA, from the coding sequence ATGAGTGAGGTCATCGAGATCACTGTCTATCGCCTCGACGAGCTTTCCGATGCAGCCAGGGACAAAGCCCGCGTCTGGTATCGTGAGGGTGGCTTCGACGATGACTGGTACGATGCCGTCTATGAGGATTTCCAGCGCGTCGCCGAAATCCTCGGGCTGAACCTCAAGACCCGAACCGTCCGGTTGACGGGCGGCGGCACACGGCAAGACCCCTGCATCTGGTTCCGGGGCTTCTGGAGCCAGGGCGAAGGTGCCTGCTTCGAGACTTTCTATGCCTACCGCAAGGGTGCGCCGCGCCTGATCCGGGAATATGCGCCTGAGGACATCGAACTGCACTGCATCGCCGATGCCCTGCAGGCGATCCAGCGGCGTAATTTTTACCAGCTTCGCGCCGAAGCCACCCATCGCGGCCATTATTACCATGAGTACTGCATGGCGATTTCGGTAGAGCGTGATAGTCCGAGCTGGCAGGACTCGACCGCCGACGCCGAGGAGGTGGTTATCGAGGCGTTGCGCGATCTCGCCCGCTGGCTCTACCGCCAGCTTGAGCGTGAATACGACTATCTGTCCTCGGATGAGGTCGTCGATGAGGCCATCATCGCCAACGGTTACACCTTCACCGAAGCCGGCCAACCGTTGGGTGAGGAGGCTCGGCCTCAGAACTCCTCCCGCAACTCCGCATAG